In one Pseudomonas sp. 31-12 genomic region, the following are encoded:
- a CDS encoding AMP-binding protein, with protein sequence MSPETERFKQTLRSHAERKTSAIALWGDQQTVDYATLYAEVVYRQQRLRDEQVKVIALALDNGVEAMLWDLAALFEGLACLTLPPFFSPAQRAHCLEQSQAERVIAEPALDDELQTAGYEKNGEFWRRTFSGPNRMPQGTAKLTFTSGTTGTPKGVCLSAESLLTVARELNQASKPSDPQHHLALLPLAILLENLGCYAALYAGAKLSLPSQKTLGIQGASGVDVPRLLGCLATRAPESLILVPQLLLMLVSAAEQKAFSPYSLRFAAVGGARVSEELLHRAQRIGIPVYEGYGLSECASVVCLNRPEARRAGSVGKPLPHVTIRLAEDGEVLVKGSTLLGYLGEAPHSDEWWPTGDLGEFDPDGFLYLKGRKKHQFVTSFGRNVNPEWVEAELTQRRHIAQAFVYGEAMPHNHALLWPHRPDCTDAELAAAVAEANEALPGYAQVHHWTRLDQPFTPANGLLTANGRPRRDAIVERYRAQLTESVFSEESAS encoded by the coding sequence ATGTCGCCTGAAACCGAGCGTTTCAAACAGACCCTGCGCAGCCACGCTGAGCGCAAGACCAGCGCCATCGCGTTGTGGGGTGACCAGCAGACGGTGGATTACGCCACGCTGTACGCCGAGGTGGTGTATCGCCAGCAACGGCTGCGCGATGAGCAGGTCAAGGTGATCGCGCTGGCGTTGGACAATGGCGTCGAAGCGATGCTCTGGGACCTAGCGGCGCTGTTTGAAGGCTTGGCGTGCCTGACGCTGCCGCCGTTTTTCAGCCCGGCTCAACGTGCCCATTGCCTGGAACAAAGTCAGGCGGAACGGGTGATTGCCGAGCCTGCGCTGGACGACGAGCTGCAAACGGCCGGTTACGAGAAAAACGGGGAATTCTGGCGCCGCACGTTCAGCGGCCCGAACCGTATGCCGCAAGGGACCGCCAAACTGACCTTCACCTCGGGCACCACGGGCACGCCCAAAGGCGTGTGCCTCAGCGCCGAGAGCCTGTTGACGGTCGCTCGCGAACTGAACCAGGCCAGCAAACCCAGCGATCCGCAGCATCACCTGGCCCTGCTGCCGTTGGCGATTTTGCTGGAAAACCTCGGGTGCTACGCGGCGTTGTATGCCGGTGCCAAGTTGAGTTTGCCCAGTCAGAAAACCTTGGGGATTCAGGGGGCCAGCGGTGTTGATGTGCCGCGGTTGCTGGGTTGCCTGGCGACCCGTGCGCCCGAGAGCCTGATCCTGGTGCCGCAGTTGTTGCTGATGCTGGTCAGCGCCGCCGAGCAGAAAGCCTTCAGCCCCTATTCGTTGCGTTTCGCCGCGGTGGGTGGCGCTCGGGTGTCCGAGGAGTTGCTGCATCGTGCACAACGCATCGGCATCCCCGTTTATGAAGGTTATGGGCTGTCGGAATGCGCCTCGGTGGTGTGCCTCAATCGCCCCGAAGCGCGCCGTGCCGGCAGTGTTGGCAAGCCCCTGCCCCACGTCACGATTCGCCTCGCCGAGGACGGCGAAGTGCTGGTCAAGGGTTCGACCTTGCTCGGTTATCTGGGCGAGGCGCCGCACAGCGATGAATGGTGGCCGACCGGCGATCTCGGCGAGTTCGACCCGGACGGTTTTCTCTACCTCAAGGGGCGCAAGAAGCATCAATTCGTCACCAGTTTCGGGCGCAACGTCAACCCGGAATGGGTCGAGGCCGAACTGACCCAGCGCCGCCATATCGCACAGGCCTTCGTCTACGGCGAAGCCATGCCGCACAACCACGCGCTGCTCTGGCCCCATCGCCCGGACTGCACCGACGCCGAACTGGCTGCCGCCGTCGCCGAGGCCAACGAGGCCCTGCCCGGTTATGCGCAGGTCCATCACTGGACCCGTCTCGATCAACCGTTCACCCCCGCCAATGGCCTGCTTACCGCCAATGGCCGCCCGCGCCGTGACGCCATCGTCGAGCGCTACCGGGCGCAACTGACTGAATCTGTATTTTCCGAGGAATCCGCATCATGA
- a CDS encoding thermostable hemolysin yields MPDFEWNIPLPLRFGQAETAPMNLARALPDDVERPVFEGFIQQRFRKAHGADIRHFMPELFGMSDAAGTLCAVAGVRMANAESLFLERYLDESIEPLISAAADRPVDRAGIVEVGNLAASDTGSARMSIIAITYLLAMGGLEWVAFTGNIGLVNSFHRLGLKPVTLCAADPERLGDERQHWGSYYESKPWVHVGNIRAGFIHLRNIGMFNRLGLPTSVEESSHVA; encoded by the coding sequence ATGCCTGACTTTGAATGGAATATTCCTCTACCCCTGCGCTTCGGCCAGGCCGAGACCGCGCCGATGAACCTGGCCAGAGCGTTGCCGGACGACGTCGAGCGGCCTGTCTTCGAAGGCTTTATCCAGCAACGTTTTCGTAAGGCTCATGGCGCCGATATCCGCCACTTCATGCCGGAGCTGTTCGGCATGAGCGATGCCGCCGGCACGCTGTGTGCGGTGGCCGGTGTGCGCATGGCCAATGCTGAATCGTTGTTTCTGGAACGTTATCTGGACGAGTCGATCGAGCCGCTGATCAGTGCTGCGGCTGACCGCCCGGTGGATCGCGCCGGCATTGTCGAGGTTGGCAATCTGGCCGCCAGCGACACCGGCAGCGCGCGGATGAGCATCATCGCCATCACTTACTTGCTGGCCATGGGCGGCCTGGAGTGGGTGGCGTTCACCGGCAACATCGGCCTGGTCAACAGCTTTCATCGCCTCGGTTTGAAACCGGTGACGCTGTGCGCGGCCGACCCTGAGCGGCTGGGGGATGAGCGCCAGCACTGGGGCAGTTATTACGAGAGCAAGCCTTGGGTGCACGTCGGCAACATCCGCGCCGGTTTCATTCATTTGCGCAACATCGGGATGTTCAATCGCCTGGGTTTGCCGACGTCCGTTGAGGAATCCAGCCATGTCGCCTGA